A single genomic interval of Candidatus Thermokryptus mobilis harbors:
- a CDS encoding DUF420 domain-containing protein — translation MIKFLPSLNALFNALSFMFLLLGFVNIKRRNVKAHKKFMLSAFFSSSLFLAGYLTYHYTAGITRFQGIGFWRVVYLTILTSHTLIAVFVLPMAILTLAFALLKKFDKHPKIARYTLPLWLYVSLTGVIIYFMLYHIFK, via the coding sequence GTGATAAAATTTTTGCCGAGTTTGAATGCTTTATTCAACGCTTTGAGTTTTATGTTCCTATTGCTTGGATTTGTGAATATAAAAAGAAGAAATGTTAAAGCACATAAAAAGTTTATGCTTTCAGCTTTTTTCTCATCTTCACTTTTTCTCGCTGGCTATTTAACCTATCATTACACAGCCGGCATAACTCGCTTTCAAGGAATCGGATTTTGGCGGGTTGTTTATTTGACGATTTTGACATCGCATACTTTAATTGCGGTTTTTGTCTTGCCAATGGCGATTCTGACATTAGCGTTCGCTTTGCTTAAAAAATTTGATAAACATCCAAAAATTGCTCGCTATACATTGCCACTTTGGCTCTATGTCTCGTTAACTGGTGTTATCATTTACTTTATGCTTTATCACATTTTTAAATGA
- a CDS encoding SCO family protein, translating into MAGKKIVLAILSIAFGIAVAFMIEIKKMSSAEILPVYGEIPDFNLIDHHGEVINLDKFKGSVWVADFFFTSCAGICPRMTEQMTRVQEAFKDNKKVKLASFTVDPETDSVWVLSMYAKGWGAIDGKWFFVTGEKRNIYELARQGFKLPVEEGDGGPGDFIHSDRFVLVDGKGRIRGYYSGTDPDEVDKLIKDIKIILKER; encoded by the coding sequence ATGGCTGGTAAAAAAATTGTGCTTGCGATATTAAGCATCGCTTTTGGAATTGCTGTTGCTTTTATGATTGAGATAAAAAAGATGTCATCTGCGGAAATTTTGCCCGTTTACGGTGAGATTCCCGACTTTAACTTGATTGATCATCACGGTGAGGTGATAAATCTTGATAAATTTAAGGGCAGTGTTTGGGTTGCTGACTTTTTCTTCACAAGTTGTGCTGGGATTTGTCCAAGGATGACGGAGCAAATGACAAGGGTTCAAGAAGCGTTTAAAGATAATAAAAAGGTCAAACTTGCATCGTTCACGGTTGACCCTGAGACAGATTCTGTGTGGGTTCTCTCAATGTACGCAAAGGGTTGGGGAGCTATTGACGGTAAATGGTTTTTCGTAACAGGTGAAAAAAGGAATATATACGAACTTGCAAGACAAGGATTTAAACTTCCAGTTGAAGAGGGCGATGGTGGTCCAGGGGATTTCATACATAGCGATAGGTTTGTCCTTGTTGATGGGAAAGGTAGAATTAGAGGTTATTACTCGGGAACCGATCCTGATGAAGTTGATAAATTGATAAAAGATATCAAAATAATCTTGAAAGAGCGGTGA
- a CDS encoding cytochrome C oxidase subunit IV family protein encodes MTETTHQTGKRVYYRVWFQLLVITVVEVVVAFLPISHSLMAVLFTIMALMKGSLIAGYFMHLKFERLGFIYTLALPLILIVALAAALIPDGTVALFMRLGLGYY; translated from the coding sequence ATGACCGAGACAACACATCAAACCGGGAAAAGAGTTTATTATCGCGTTTGGTTTCAACTTCTTGTTATCACTGTCGTTGAGGTAGTGGTTGCTTTTTTGCCGATATCTCATTCTTTAATGGCTGTGCTCTTTACAATTATGGCGTTGATGAAGGGAAGTTTAATAGCTGGATATTTTATGCATTTGAAATTTGAACGGCTCGGATTTATTTATACGCTTGCGCTTCCGTTAATTTTGATAGTCGCTCTTGCAGCTGCTTTAATTCCAGATGGAACTGTTGCATTGTTTATGCGACTTGGACTGGGCTATTATTAA
- a CDS encoding cytochrome c oxidase subunit 3, which translates to MTQEAIFEQERVLKSDWGGGKSPFGVSREKFTMWIFILSDAFTFGGLLAGYGSLRASLPEWPSRVEIFSSFPFINAKLPLMFVSLMTFILICSSLTMALAVDAGKRMDRKGVLKYLGLTILGGLTFLLCQAYEWGHLIHEGARLTSNPWGVPLFSASFFVITGFHGSHVLSGVIVLTIMAIRVAKGIYDKRGSYEGVEVAGLYWHFVDLVWVFIFAFFYLL; encoded by the coding sequence ATGACACAGGAAGCGATTTTTGAGCAGGAAAGGGTCTTGAAATCAGATTGGGGCGGTGGTAAGTCGCCATTTGGCGTTTCAAGGGAAAAGTTCACAATGTGGATTTTTATACTTTCGGATGCTTTTACATTCGGAGGATTGCTCGCTGGTTATGGCTCTCTTCGTGCAAGCTTGCCTGAGTGGCCATCACGAGTTGAAATTTTTTCATCTTTTCCTTTCATTAATGCAAAATTACCGCTTATGTTCGTCAGCTTAATGACATTTATTTTGATATGTAGCTCTTTGACGATGGCCCTTGCTGTTGATGCTGGAAAGAGAATGGATAGAAAAGGTGTTTTGAAATATCTCGGTCTGACGATTCTTGGCGGTTTGACATTTTTACTTTGTCAAGCATACGAATGGGGACACTTAATCCATGAGGGTGCTCGTTTGACTTCAAATCCTTGGGGTGTTCCGCTTTTTTCAGCATCATTTTTTGTCATAACTGGATTTCACGGCTCCCATGTGTTAAGTGGAGTTATAGTTTTAACAATTATGGCGATAAGAGTTGCAAAGGGAATTTACGATAAGAGAGGTTCTTATGAAGGCGTTGAAGTCGCTGGACTTTATTGGCATTTTGTTGACCTTGTCTGGGTGTTTATATTCGCCTTCTTTTATCTTCTTTGA
- a CDS encoding cytochrome c oxidase subunit 3 — translation MQGNKLGVELCITYWHFLGVLWLYLFIFIKSTI, via the coding sequence ATTCAAGGAAATAAGCTTGGCGTTGAACTTTGCATAACATACTGGCATTTTCTTGGTGTCCTTTGGCTTTATCTTTTCATCTTTATAAAGTCAACGATTTAA
- a CDS encoding cytochrome c oxidase subunit 3, with protein MVIEKEKKSGITNIDIGGTFNNGGGGAGGHSSYALPINPAKFGLWLFISAIIMLFAAITSAYIVRHAAGNWLRFNLPSIFWFNTFVLILSSMMIQLSYLRLKKDRILEFKFLFLASALLGITFLVGQVIGWGQLRSYGVYVNTNPSSSFFYLLTWLHGLHLFGGVVSMIYVLIKALKGFYNSRK; from the coding sequence ATGGTAATTGAAAAAGAGAAAAAAAGCGGTATCACAAATATAGATATTGGCGGGACTTTTAACAATGGAGGTGGTGGTGCGGGCGGGCATTCCTCCTATGCCCTCCCCATAAACCCCGCCAAATTCGGGCTTTGGCTCTTTATATCGGCTATAATCATGCTCTTTGCTGCTATAACAAGCGCATATATAGTAAGACACGCTGCTGGGAACTGGCTTAGATTTAATCTACCAAGCATTTTTTGGTTTAATACTTTCGTTCTAATTTTAAGCAGTATGATGATACAGTTGAGCTATCTTCGCTTAAAGAAGGATAGAATTTTAGAGTTCAAATTTCTTTTCCTTGCCTCGGCATTGCTTGGGATTACATTTTTAGTCGGGCAAGTAATTGGATGGGGTCAGTTGAGAAGTTATGGGGTCTATGTAAACACCAACCCTTCAAGTTCGTTCTTTTATCTTTTGACATGGCTTCACGGACTGCATCTTTTTGGCGGGGTTGTATCTATGATTTATGTTTTAATTAAAGCGTTGAAAGGGTTTTACAATTCAAGGAAATAA
- the cyoE gene encoding heme o synthase, whose product MVEFLHLIKHRLTTLVVFTTGMGYLIALRGGMDWFRFLSVIVGVFLVVGAANAMNQVLEAEADGKMKRTMQRPIPSGKMSRTKATFIATVMLILGLAILYKFVNLLSTLLSFLAFVIYVFAYTPLKRITPLCTFVGAIPGAIPPVIGWVAASGKIEVGALILFGIQFLWQFPHFWSIALICKADYERAGFKVLPSENDRVTAINLVIYTFMLLPMSLMPALAGFAGKYAFIVSSLGGILFFVQSIMLLKDVSVKSAKKIMLAAEVYLPLILILLLIDRV is encoded by the coding sequence ATGGTTGAGTTTCTTCATTTGATAAAACATCGTTTGACAACTCTTGTCGTTTTCACTACAGGGATGGGATATTTGATCGCTTTGAGGGGGGGTATGGATTGGTTTCGTTTTTTAAGTGTAATTGTTGGTGTCTTTCTCGTCGTTGGGGCAGCAAATGCGATGAATCAAGTCCTTGAAGCCGAAGCCGATGGAAAAATGAAAAGAACTATGCAAAGGCCAATCCCATCCGGTAAGATGAGCCGAACGAAGGCAACATTTATAGCAACTGTTATGCTGATTTTAGGTCTTGCGATTCTTTATAAATTTGTTAACTTGTTAAGCACTTTGCTTTCCTTTCTTGCCTTTGTGATTTATGTTTTCGCATATACTCCTTTAAAAAGGATAACTCCACTTTGCACATTCGTTGGGGCAATACCGGGCGCGATACCCCCTGTCATAGGTTGGGTAGCTGCAAGCGGTAAAATTGAAGTTGGAGCTTTGATATTATTCGGGATTCAGTTCCTCTGGCAGTTTCCACATTTCTGGTCAATTGCTTTGATATGTAAAGCTGATTATGAAAGAGCTGGATTTAAGGTCTTGCCATCTGAAAATGACAGGGTAACTGCGATTAATCTCGTGATTTACACATTTATGCTTTTGCCTATGAGTTTAATGCCCGCGCTTGCTGGTTTTGCAGGGAAATACGCTTTCATAGTTTCTTCTTTGGGTGGAATTCTTTTCTTCGTCCAGTCAATTATGCTTTTGAAAGATGTCTCAGTCAAGTCAGCTAAAAAGATAATGTTAGCTGCTGAAGTTTATTTGCCGTTGATTTTAATTTTGCTTTTAATTGACAGGGTTTAA
- a CDS encoding COX15/CtaA family protein, translating into MYSKSLNRFATLTAIFAVFLIGVGASVTSTGSGDAVPDWPLSYGSLFPRMVGGVLYEHGHRLVAGTLGILITILMVWLLKSKQPKYMKVFGVVAFISVLLQALLGGLRVLVVSNPKLQNTVVEIFSVSHVEPVRIAIAITHATLAEIVLCMTFLISLFTSRLWGEFKLKEVSTGFRIARLYTIVFVFSFIQILLGALVRHTGAGSIIPDFPLSFGKVIPPFGNLPYDPNAPFPISYSELQFKVALHFAHRVWAFVVAGVGIYASILVIRGKIEFMKGFAFLWLALILLQILLGAFVVWTKLSVPITILHVAVGATIFGLSLILTVLGWKGCGLGEVESKVKIGVSHG; encoded by the coding sequence ATGTATTCAAAAAGTTTAAATCGGTTTGCGACTTTAACTGCAATTTTTGCTGTCTTTCTTATAGGAGTTGGGGCATCGGTTACAAGCACTGGGTCTGGAGATGCGGTTCCTGATTGGCCACTTTCTTATGGAAGTTTATTTCCGAGGATGGTTGGTGGAGTTCTATATGAACACGGGCATCGTCTTGTTGCTGGAACACTTGGAATTTTAATAACTATACTTATGGTTTGGCTTTTGAAGAGTAAACAGCCGAAGTATATGAAAGTTTTTGGTGTGGTTGCCTTCATTTCTGTTCTGCTTCAAGCACTTCTCGGTGGGTTAAGAGTTCTCGTTGTGTCAAATCCAAAACTTCAAAATACAGTTGTTGAAATTTTCTCCGTCTCGCATGTTGAACCGGTTAGAATAGCGATTGCTATAACCCACGCAACACTTGCAGAAATTGTTTTATGTATGACTTTTTTAATTTCGCTTTTTACATCACGGCTTTGGGGTGAGTTCAAGCTTAAAGAGGTCAGCACTGGGTTTAGAATAGCCAGGTTATATACGATTGTCTTTGTTTTCTCATTCATTCAAATTTTGCTTGGCGCACTTGTGAGACACACGGGCGCTGGCTCAATAATACCTGATTTCCCGCTTTCCTTTGGGAAAGTTATTCCTCCGTTTGGAAATCTTCCATATGATCCAAATGCTCCTTTCCCGATAAGTTATTCCGAGCTTCAATTTAAAGTTGCGCTTCATTTTGCACATAGAGTTTGGGCATTCGTTGTGGCGGGTGTTGGGATTTATGCTTCAATTCTTGTCATCAGAGGGAAAATTGAGTTCATGAAGGGTTTCGCGTTTTTGTGGCTTGCTCTTATCTTGCTTCAAATTTTGCTCGGGGCTTTTGTCGTATGGACGAAACTTTCAGTTCCGATAACAATTTTACATGTCGCTGTTGGTGCAACGATTTTTGGTTTGAGTTTGATTTTAACAGTGCTTGGATGGAAGGGATGCGGATTAGGTGAGGTTGAGTCAAAAGTTAAAATTGGTGTTAGCCATGGTTGA
- a CDS encoding cytochrome c oxidase subunit I, whose product MAQHSHVEVEVHKESFIRKYIFSTDHKTIARQYLITGVIWGFIGMFLSWLMRLQLAYPNQPFPILERFLGKWAEGGILKPEFYAALITMHGTIMVFFLLTAGLSGTFSNYLIPLQIGARDMAFPVLNMLSYWVFFAASVVMLISFFIQTGPAGVGWTFYPPLSALKNSIPGADLGATLWLVSMALFIVSSLLGALNYITTTLNFRTKGMSMFRLPITVWGMFVTAILGLLSFPVLLAGAVMLIFDREFGTSFFVPSGLVLANQPVPHEGGNPILWQHLFWFLGHPEVYIVLLPAVTLVGEILATNSRKPLFAYKVCVGALIGIGALSMIVWGHHMFVSGMNPILGEIFVITTLAISFPTAILIFNYLVTLWRGNLRFTPGMLFAIGFLGLFIPGALTGAFLGTAPVDIQLHDTYFVVAHFHFTMATASTFGMFAGVYHWFPKMFGRMMNDKLGKIHFWLTFIGVYLIFFPMFFQGIAGVPRRYYSFTEYNFTSQFVGLNKFITIAAFIVGFAQFIFLFNFFWSMFRGPKADKNPWKATTLEWQADSPPPHGNWGPELPTVYRGPYEYSVPGAEEDYIPQTVPVKVETK is encoded by the coding sequence ATGGCGCAACATTCGCATGTTGAGGTTGAAGTGCATAAGGAAAGTTTTATCCGAAAATATATTTTCAGCACGGATCATAAGACGATAGCAAGGCAATACTTAATAACAGGGGTTATATGGGGTTTCATTGGTATGTTTTTGTCTTGGCTTATGAGATTACAACTTGCGTATCCGAATCAGCCATTCCCAATACTTGAAAGGTTTCTTGGGAAATGGGCTGAGGGTGGAATTTTAAAGCCGGAATTTTATGCTGCTTTGATAACGATGCACGGAACGATAATGGTGTTTTTTCTTTTGACCGCTGGTCTTAGCGGGACATTTTCAAATTATCTGATACCTTTGCAGATTGGTGCGAGGGATATGGCGTTTCCTGTTTTGAATATGCTTTCTTATTGGGTGTTTTTTGCTGCTTCTGTTGTGATGTTGATTTCATTTTTCATTCAAACTGGTCCAGCTGGTGTCGGTTGGACATTTTATCCACCATTGAGTGCTTTAAAGAACTCAATCCCTGGGGCTGATCTTGGGGCGACGCTTTGGCTTGTGAGCATGGCTTTGTTTATAGTTTCCTCGCTTCTTGGAGCTTTAAATTACATCACCACTACTTTGAACTTCAGAACGAAAGGGATGTCAATGTTCAGGTTGCCGATAACGGTTTGGGGTATGTTTGTGACGGCAATTCTTGGTCTGCTTTCTTTTCCTGTTTTGCTTGCTGGTGCAGTGATGTTAATTTTTGATCGCGAGTTTGGGACAAGCTTTTTTGTCCCAAGCGGACTTGTGCTTGCAAATCAGCCAGTTCCACACGAAGGTGGAAATCCAATTTTATGGCAACATCTTTTCTGGTTTTTGGGACATCCCGAGGTTTATATTGTTTTGTTGCCAGCTGTGACACTTGTCGGTGAAATTCTTGCAACCAACTCACGGAAACCACTTTTTGCTTATAAAGTTTGTGTTGGTGCATTGATAGGAATTGGCGCTTTGAGCATGATTGTCTGGGGACATCACATGTTCGTCAGCGGTATGAATCCAATCCTCGGGGAGATTTTCGTCATTACGACACTTGCAATATCGTTCCCGACAGCAATTTTGATTTTTAATTATCTTGTCACGCTCTGGCGAGGGAATTTAAGATTTACTCCCGGGATGCTCTTCGCAATCGGATTTCTCGGTTTGTTTATACCTGGGGCGCTCACCGGGGCATTTTTAGGGACAGCTCCCGTTGATATACAATTGCACGATACATATTTTGTAGTTGCGCATTTCCATTTCACTATGGCAACAGCTTCAACATTTGGTATGTTCGCCGGGGTTTATCATTGGTTTCCAAAGATGTTCGGTAGAATGATGAACGATAAACTTGGGAAGATCCACTTTTGGTTGACATTCATCGGTGTTTATTTGATTTTCTTCCCGATGTTCTTCCAGGGAATAGCTGGAGTTCCAAGGCGATATTATTCGTTCACGGAGTATAACTTCACTTCTCAATTCGTTGGTTTAAACAAGTTCATCACGATTGCAGCTTTTATCGTTGGTTTTGCCCAGTTTATTTTCCTGTTTAATTTCTTCTGGAGCATGTTCCGTGGTCCAAAGGCGGATAAAAACCCCTGGAAAGCGACGACCCTTGAATGGCAAGCGGATTCACCACCGCCTCATGGCAACTGGGGACCGGAGCTTCCGACGGTTTATCGTGGTCCTTATGAATATAGTGTTCCAGGAGCTGAGGAAGATTATATTCCACAAACAGTTCCTGTTAAAGTTGAGACAAAATGA
- a CDS encoding cytochrome c oxidase subunit II: MSEKQSKFHGGLLIFFFLVGIIATLWIVIRNGWWLPELASEHGAVIDRIFITILVISGILFILSEFALSFFVFKYAGSSERKAFYLPGNTRKEILWSIIPGTLVVVLLEVSAEFLGGASLWGKLHGEVPKDAFLVEITGEQFAWNLRYPGPDGKFGRTDPKLISPDNPLGIDISDENAEDDIVFPAGQGIMYLPLDKPVVMLIRSKDVLHSPFLPNFRVKQDAVPGMTTRAWFVPKKAGEYELACAELCGLGHYRMKLPVIVAPEEEVKEWLSQQTPAVDLYY; the protein is encoded by the coding sequence ATGAGCGAAAAACAAAGCAAATTTCACGGGGGATTGTTAATTTTTTTCTTTCTCGTTGGGATAATTGCGACATTGTGGATTGTGATAAGAAATGGTTGGTGGTTGCCTGAACTTGCAAGCGAACATGGAGCTGTGATTGACAGAATTTTTATAACGATACTTGTGATATCAGGTATTCTTTTTATCTTAAGTGAGTTCGCTCTTTCATTTTTTGTGTTTAAATATGCTGGGTCTTCGGAAAGAAAGGCGTTTTATCTTCCGGGAAACACGAGGAAAGAAATTTTGTGGTCAATTATTCCTGGGACACTTGTAGTTGTGCTTCTTGAGGTTAGCGCTGAATTTCTCGGAGGGGCTTCGCTTTGGGGTAAACTTCACGGTGAGGTTCCAAAAGATGCGTTCCTTGTTGAGATAACCGGTGAACAATTCGCGTGGAATTTAAGATATCCAGGACCTGATGGGAAATTTGGTAGAACTGATCCAAAGTTGATTTCACCTGATAATCCGCTTGGTATTGATATAAGCGATGAAAATGCAGAGGATGATATTGTTTTTCCAGCTGGGCAAGGGATAATGTATTTGCCTTTGGATAAACCGGTTGTGATGTTGATTAGGTCAAAGGATGTGCTTCACAGTCCGTTTTTGCCGAACTTTAGAGTTAAACAAGATGCTGTCCCTGGGATGACGACGAGAGCGTGGTTTGTGCCTAAAAAAGCTGGTGAGTATGAACTTGCATGTGCTGAACTTTGTGGACTTGGACATTATAGAATGAAGCTGCCCGTTATCGTTGCTCCTGAGGAGGAGGTAAAGGAGTGGTTAAGTCAACAAACACCGGCGGTTGATTTATACTATTAA
- a CDS encoding carboxypeptidase regulatory-like domain-containing protein, with protein sequence MKKLISFGLAILLTTFSFSQNATVKGVVKFVGEAPKPRLISMKADRQCDAIHGGKSVTAEDFVVNPNGTLKWVFVYVKEGVKGKYNPPSEPVVLDQQGCWYHPRVFGIMVGQKLEIRNSDPLLHNVHATPKKNKPFNIGQPVKGMKTYQTFSTPEVMVPFKCDVHPWMSAYAGVLDHPFFSVSNDKGEFEIKNLPPGTYTIEAWHEKLGTLTQTVTVKPGETKQIEFTFERKGKK encoded by the coding sequence ATGAAGAAATTAATTTCGTTTGGTTTAGCAATTTTACTTACCACCTTTAGTTTCTCCCAAAATGCCACTGTAAAAGGGGTTGTGAAGTTCGTCGGGGAAGCGCCAAAGCCGAGGTTGATAAGCATGAAAGCAGATAGGCAGTGTGATGCAATACATGGGGGCAAATCTGTGACCGCTGAGGATTTTGTTGTTAATCCAAACGGGACATTGAAATGGGTGTTTGTCTATGTGAAGGAAGGCGTAAAGGGAAAGTATAACCCGCCAAGTGAACCGGTTGTTCTTGATCAGCAGGGCTGTTGGTATCATCCACGTGTTTTTGGGATAATGGTTGGGCAAAAGCTTGAGATTAGAAATAGCGATCCGTTGCTTCATAATGTCCATGCCACGCCGAAGAAGAATAAACCATTTAATATTGGACAGCCGGTTAAGGGAATGAAAACTTATCAAACATTTAGCACACCAGAGGTTATGGTTCCATTTAAATGCGATGTTCATCCTTGGATGTCTGCTTACGCTGGTGTTCTTGATCATCCATTTTTCAGTGTTTCAAACGATAAGGGAGAGTTTGAAATTAAGAATCTTCCGCCTGGAACATACACAATTGAAGCATGGCATGAGAAACTTGGAACATTAACACAGACGGTCACGGTTAAGCCCGGTGAGACAAAGCAAATTGAATTCACTTTTGAAAGGAAAGGGAAAAAATAA
- a CDS encoding hydrogenase expression/formation C-terminal domain-containing protein, which translates to MQTNLTNAIFIINEIKHALVELKNEKKTRTINLSNFPLSYDEAKFLDEFLGRGSVKIIYESEGLTVWQETKFPGVWWGEYRNSSGKIILRTIEITRFPELAMSQLEDIEEGISDLERAISEFVG; encoded by the coding sequence GTGCAAACTAACTTAACAAATGCAATTTTTATCATAAACGAGATAAAACATGCCCTTGTTGAACTTAAGAACGAAAAGAAGACAAGAACGATAAATTTGAGTAATTTCCCCCTATCGTATGATGAAGCGAAGTTCCTTGATGAGTTCCTCGGTCGCGGCAGTGTCAAAATAATATATGAGAGCGAAGGTTTAACCGTATGGCAAGAGACGAAATTCCCGGGCGTTTGGTGGGGTGAATATAGAAACTCAAGCGGAAAAATAATTTTAAGGACGATTGAGATAACGCGCTTTCCAGAACTTGCAATGTCACAGCTTGAGGATATAGAAGAGGGAATAAGTGATTTAGAAAGAGCCATATCGGAATTTGTAGGCTGA
- a CDS encoding HyaD/HybD family hydrogenase maturation endopeptidase, translating into MKIGILGIGNPLLGDDGFGVEVVKRLSQEIGESPDVEIIDGGSLGIYLLPYLEGKTHLIVIDAINFNGKPGEVAKFKLEEIPSYIGFKVSEHQITFHEVVALMNLLDIKPSESLVVGVQPKTNQWGDKMSPEVTEAIDKVIDEIKEQIKKWRESAN; encoded by the coding sequence ATGAAAATAGGTATCCTTGGAATTGGAAATCCATTGCTTGGGGATGATGGATTTGGCGTTGAAGTCGTGAAGCGACTCTCTCAAGAAATAGGGGAATCGCCAGATGTTGAAATAATTGATGGCGGTTCCCTCGGTATTTATCTTTTGCCATATCTTGAAGGTAAAACACATCTGATTGTTATTGACGCAATTAATTTTAACGGCAAGCCAGGAGAGGTGGCGAAGTTTAAACTTGAAGAAATCCCGAGTTATATAGGTTTTAAAGTATCGGAGCATCAAATAACATTTCACGAGGTGGTAGCTTTGATGAATCTACTTGATATAAAACCAAGTGAAAGTTTAGTGGTTGGGGTTCAGCCGAAAACGAACCAATGGGGGGATAAAATGAGCCCGGAGGTAACCGAAGCTATTGATAAGGTCATTGATGAAATCAAAGAACAAATAAAAAAGTGGAGAGAAAGTGCAAACTAA